In one Bordetella pertussis 18323 genomic region, the following are encoded:
- a CDS encoding 3-hydroxyacyl-CoA dehydrogenase NAD-binding domain-containing protein, whose translation MNTPDLAYTHWRLHREADGLAWLALARADAAANSLSAEVMAELAAVLDALQAQPPKGLVILSGKENGFIVGADINEFGALQTPQQARELVARGWQLFNRLAATPYPTLALIRGHCLGGGLELALACRYRIAADDADTALGLPEAMLGIFPGWGGMRRLPALIGAPAALDMMLTGRRVDARRAATLGLVDARVPPRLLQAAARATVLSGRAPRRARGLPAWLNRWPLKALAARRARQGVAAKDPQGHYPAPRAIIDIWARHGGNALHAPDLIDGILASDTARQLLRVFRLQERLKGYGKAAVDAPVRRVHVVGAGVMGGDIAAWCAYRGLTVTLQDQDMARIAPALARAGAFFARKLKDRRAARAAFDRLVPDPQGDGVAQADLVIEAISENAQAKQALYRQLEPRLKPGALLATNTSSLSLAGLAQVLDQPQRLVGIHFFNPVARMPLVEVVLAADGDPRALARACAFVGRIGKLPLPVRDAPGFLVNAVLAPYMLEAMRCVDEGMAPAAIDAAMAAFGMPMGPLELADTVGLDIAAAAGAQLTGEQAPPRCLAERLARKELGRKSGRGFYAWRDGKVVKPAARGVPPGLVNRLLQPLIDSARECVAAGVVADADLADAGAIFGTGFAPYTGGPLQYASQREAVQRP comes from the coding sequence ATGAACACGCCCGACCTGGCCTACACCCACTGGCGCCTGCACCGTGAAGCCGACGGCCTGGCATGGCTGGCGCTGGCGCGCGCCGACGCCGCCGCAAACTCGCTGTCGGCCGAGGTCATGGCCGAACTCGCCGCGGTGCTCGACGCCCTGCAGGCCCAGCCGCCCAAGGGGCTGGTCATTCTCTCGGGCAAGGAGAACGGCTTCATCGTCGGCGCCGACATCAACGAATTCGGCGCGCTGCAGACGCCGCAGCAGGCGCGCGAACTGGTCGCGCGCGGCTGGCAGCTGTTCAACCGGCTGGCGGCGACGCCGTACCCCACGCTGGCGCTGATACGCGGCCACTGCCTGGGCGGCGGCCTGGAACTGGCGCTGGCCTGCCGCTACCGCATCGCCGCCGACGACGCCGACACCGCGCTGGGGCTGCCGGAAGCCATGCTGGGCATTTTCCCCGGCTGGGGCGGCATGCGGCGCCTGCCGGCGCTGATCGGCGCGCCGGCCGCGCTGGACATGATGCTGACCGGACGCCGGGTCGACGCGCGCCGCGCCGCGACGCTGGGCCTGGTCGACGCGCGCGTGCCGCCGCGGCTGCTGCAGGCCGCCGCCCGCGCCACCGTGCTGTCGGGCCGAGCGCCGCGCCGCGCGCGCGGCCTGCCGGCCTGGCTAAACCGCTGGCCGCTCAAGGCGCTGGCGGCGCGCCGCGCGCGCCAGGGCGTGGCCGCCAAGGATCCGCAGGGCCACTACCCCGCTCCGCGCGCCATCATCGACATCTGGGCCCGCCACGGCGGCAATGCCCTGCATGCGCCCGACCTGATAGACGGCATCCTCGCTTCGGACACGGCGCGCCAGCTGCTGCGCGTGTTCCGCCTGCAGGAACGGCTCAAGGGCTACGGCAAGGCCGCCGTCGACGCGCCCGTGCGGCGCGTGCACGTGGTGGGCGCCGGCGTCATGGGCGGCGATATCGCCGCCTGGTGCGCCTACCGCGGGTTGACCGTCACGCTGCAGGACCAGGACATGGCACGCATCGCGCCGGCGCTGGCGCGCGCCGGCGCCTTCTTCGCCCGCAAGCTGAAGGACCGGCGCGCCGCGCGCGCCGCCTTCGACCGCCTGGTTCCCGACCCCCAGGGCGATGGCGTGGCGCAAGCCGACCTGGTCATCGAGGCCATCAGCGAGAACGCCCAGGCCAAGCAGGCCCTCTACCGCCAGCTCGAACCGCGCCTGAAACCGGGCGCCCTGCTGGCCACCAATACCTCCAGCCTGTCGCTGGCCGGGCTGGCCCAGGTCCTCGACCAGCCGCAGCGGCTGGTCGGCATCCATTTCTTCAACCCGGTGGCGCGCATGCCGCTGGTCGAAGTCGTGCTCGCCGCCGACGGCGATCCGCGCGCGCTGGCGCGGGCCTGCGCCTTCGTCGGCCGCATCGGCAAGCTGCCGCTGCCCGTGCGCGACGCGCCGGGTTTCCTGGTCAATGCAGTGCTGGCGCCCTACATGCTGGAAGCGATGCGCTGCGTCGACGAGGGCATGGCGCCGGCGGCCATCGACGCCGCCATGGCCGCCTTCGGCATGCCGATGGGGCCGCTCGAACTGGCCGACACCGTCGGGCTGGACATCGCGGCGGCCGCCGGCGCCCAGCTCACCGGCGAGCAAGCGCCGCCGCGCTGCCTGGCCGAACGCCTGGCGCGCAAGGAACTGGGCCGCAAGAGCGGCCGCGGCTTTTATGCCTGGCGCGACGGCAAGGTGGTCAAGCCGGCCGCGCGCGGCGTACCGCCAGGGCTGGTCAACCGCCTGCTCCAGCCCCTGATCGACAGCGCCCGCGAGTGCGTCGCCGCCGGCGTGGTGGCCGATGCGGACCTGGCCGACGCTGGCGCGATTTTCGGCACGGGCTTTGCCCCCTACACGGGCGGCCCGCTGCAATACGCAAGTCAACGAGAAGCCGTCCAGCGGCCTTAG